One segment of Streptomyces sp. NA02950 DNA contains the following:
- a CDS encoding ATP-binding protein — MIAMGQTGQVFGEHGIGKTSTFLSYIPRAHPGTEVILVPAANLTPDDLLVNAPVRDDRTGELVLTQLMTRQLAPGRPFVLLIDDSLQAGETIQSQLMQIACNWTLGEHDLRKLGCVGVFLADNESLAETSARRSDLAVLDRMVTLRITANDTAWREKLAERYEDWDLTEVFRVWAGLTPYLRSLLSPRTLQHILDCARAEFPLAWGLPLVGGARLRLRDRKGDGTPGPDRTTELLDAIAAALGRPNPASVPDPVRRILRTAVRENWAVLLQGPPGCGKTEITKTVVREESGTDPVYFSLPVTNVEDLCVPVPTPDGTLETLLSRSLTGPDPKVIVWDEYNRPKDKATFAKLMEITQEWSLAGRPIPGLRAQVALQNPPYHLGRKLLVSSNNVAQASRFTVSYEVRPEDIPANEWLISTYGEVAETVLDWWKNDIDDEGRDWITKRTLERLIKLHLAEQPLETGLIYLGEGEYAPVPLSRLEARLAESTERRVIGLREIAKDVDRWEARLAAASETSAEGTNDTDLVHQAFANAEVSQLKRHTEAVARLLRHLPPKLRATHLVGQSAERQRFWVGALARMAELPATE, encoded by the coding sequence ATGATCGCCATGGGGCAGACCGGACAGGTCTTCGGTGAGCACGGCATCGGGAAGACATCGACGTTCCTGTCCTACATACCGCGGGCGCATCCGGGCACCGAGGTGATCCTCGTCCCGGCGGCCAATCTGACCCCGGACGATCTGCTGGTGAACGCGCCGGTCCGGGACGACCGCACCGGGGAGCTGGTCCTCACTCAGCTGATGACGCGTCAGCTCGCTCCGGGGAGGCCCTTTGTGCTGCTGATCGACGACTCCTTGCAGGCCGGGGAGACCATCCAGTCGCAGTTGATGCAGATCGCCTGCAACTGGACGCTGGGCGAACACGATCTGCGGAAGCTGGGGTGCGTCGGTGTCTTCCTCGCGGACAACGAGTCCCTGGCCGAGACCAGCGCCCGCCGCAGCGATCTGGCCGTCCTGGACCGGATGGTCACCCTGCGGATCACGGCCAATGACACCGCCTGGCGGGAGAAGCTGGCCGAGCGCTACGAGGACTGGGACCTGACCGAGGTGTTCCGCGTCTGGGCCGGGCTGACCCCGTATCTGCGGTCGCTGCTGTCGCCCCGCACCCTCCAGCACATCCTGGACTGCGCCCGCGCCGAGTTCCCGCTCGCCTGGGGGCTGCCCCTGGTGGGCGGCGCGCGGCTGCGGCTGCGGGACCGCAAGGGCGACGGCACCCCGGGGCCGGACCGCACCACCGAGCTGCTGGACGCCATCGCCGCCGCCCTGGGCCGCCCCAACCCCGCTTCGGTCCCCGACCCGGTGCGCCGGATCCTGCGCACCGCGGTCCGGGAGAACTGGGCGGTACTGCTCCAGGGGCCGCCCGGCTGCGGCAAGACGGAGATCACCAAGACGGTGGTCCGCGAGGAGAGCGGCACCGACCCGGTGTACTTCTCGCTGCCGGTCACCAACGTCGAGGACCTGTGCGTACCGGTCCCCACCCCCGACGGCACCCTGGAGACCCTGCTCAGCCGCTCACTGACCGGCCCCGACCCCAAGGTGATCGTCTGGGACGAGTACAACCGGCCCAAGGACAAGGCCACGTTCGCCAAGCTGATGGAGATCACCCAGGAGTGGTCCCTGGCCGGGCGGCCGATCCCGGGGCTGCGCGCCCAGGTCGCGCTCCAGAACCCGCCGTACCACCTGGGCCGCAAGCTGCTGGTGAGCAGCAACAACGTGGCGCAGGCCAGCCGTTTCACGGTCAGCTACGAGGTGCGGCCGGAGGACATCCCCGCCAACGAGTGGCTGATCTCCACCTACGGCGAAGTGGCCGAGACGGTGCTCGACTGGTGGAAGAACGACATCGACGACGAGGGCCGGGACTGGATCACCAAGCGCACCCTGGAGCGGCTGATCAAGCTGCATCTGGCCGAACAGCCACTGGAGACGGGGCTGATCTACCTCGGCGAGGGCGAGTACGCACCGGTGCCGCTGTCCCGGCTGGAGGCGCGGCTCGCCGAGAGCACCGAGCGACGGGTCATCGGGCTGCGGGAGATCGCCAAGGACGTGGACCGCTGGGAGGCCCGGCTGGCCGCCGCGTCCGAGACCTCGGCCGAGGGCACCAATGACACCGATCTGGTGCACCAGGCGTTCGCCAACGCCGAGGTGTCCCAGCTGAAGCGGCACACCGAGGCGGTCGCACGGCTGCTGCGCCATCTGCCGCCCAAGCTGCGCGCCACCCATCTGGTGGGCCAGAGCGCGGAGCGGCAGCGCTTCTGGGTCGGCGCGCTGGCCCGGATGGCCGAGCTGCCTGCCACGGAGTGA